A window of Eikenella corrodens contains these coding sequences:
- a CDS encoding prepilin peptidase encodes MTNLDPEIYIPFAVLLGLLVGSFLNVVIYRLPVMLEKQWRIAAKQHLELPLDEEDQKPFNISTPPSRCPKCGSPVKPWQNIPIISYLLLRGRCHSCHTPIGWRYPAVELLTGILFGIVAWRYSYTWLTLGGLVFTAVLVALTFIDADTQLLPDQLTLPLIWLGLLFNWQVGFVSLPSALLGAVVGYLSLWLLYHLFKLITGKEGMGYGDFKLLAALGAWLGVSTLPVIVFVAALVGLVAALVMRAAKGQPIAFGPALAIAGWLVFAANSYILQGIQWWLHKSGFI; translated from the coding sequence ATGACCAATCTTGATCCCGAAATCTACATCCCCTTCGCCGTCCTGCTCGGCCTGCTGGTGGGCAGCTTTCTCAACGTGGTTATCTACCGCCTGCCGGTCATGCTCGAGAAACAATGGCGCATCGCGGCCAAACAGCATCTCGAACTGCCGCTGGACGAAGAAGACCAAAAACCATTCAACATCAGCACCCCGCCCTCGCGCTGCCCCAAATGCGGCAGCCCGGTGAAGCCGTGGCAAAACATCCCCATCATCAGCTATCTGCTGCTGCGCGGCCGCTGCCATAGCTGCCACACCCCAATCGGCTGGCGCTACCCCGCCGTCGAGCTGCTCACCGGCATCCTCTTTGGCATCGTCGCCTGGCGCTACAGCTACACTTGGCTCACCCTTGGCGGCCTCGTGTTCACCGCCGTGCTGGTTGCCCTCACCTTTATCGATGCCGACACCCAGCTCTTGCCCGACCAGCTCACCCTGCCCCTGATTTGGCTCGGTCTGCTGTTTAACTGGCAGGTCGGCTTCGTCAGCCTGCCTTCAGCCCTGCTCGGCGCCGTGGTCGGCTATTTGAGCCTCTGGCTGCTGTACCACCTGTTCAAACTCATCACCGGCAAGGAAGGCATGGGTTATGGCGACTTCAAACTACTCGCCGCACTGGGTGCCTGGCTCGGCGTTAGCACCCTGCCCGTTATTGTTTTCGTGGCCGCCTTGGTTGGCCTGGTTGCCGCCTTGGTGATGCGTGCCGCCAAAGGCCAGCCCATTGCCTTCGGCCCCGCGCTCGCCATTGCCGGCTGGCTGGTTTTCGCTGCCAACAGCTATATCCTGCAAGGCATCCAATGGTGGCTGCACAAATCCGGATTCATCTGA
- the coaE gene encoding dephospho-CoA kinase (Dephospho-CoA kinase (CoaE) performs the final step in coenzyme A biosynthesis.): MTAWVGLTGGIGSGKSTAARLFAQHGVPLIDADAVSRALTADGGAALPAIRAAFGEAVFDFSGSLKRAALRQLVFQSSDAKAKLESILHPLILAEIRAQQQQYPQAAYGIIEIPLLAEQPVFQSILRRILVIDCSEETQICRTIERSGLSRDMIKGILTVQAGRQQRRRIADDIISNEAGLSGLAAAVERQHLIYQQLFGS; this comes from the coding sequence ATGACCGCCTGGGTCGGCCTCACCGGCGGCATCGGCAGCGGCAAATCGACCGCTGCCCGCCTGTTTGCCCAACACGGCGTGCCGCTGATTGATGCCGATGCCGTCTCCCGCGCCCTTACCGCAGATGGCGGAGCTGCCCTCCCCGCCATCCGTGCCGCCTTTGGCGAGGCCGTATTCGATTTTTCAGGTAGCCTCAAGCGCGCCGCCCTGCGCCAACTCGTTTTCCAATCCTCCGATGCCAAAGCCAAGCTTGAAAGCATCCTCCATCCGCTGATTCTCGCCGAAATCCGGGCGCAACAGCAGCAATACCCCCAAGCCGCCTACGGCATCATCGAAATCCCCCTGCTTGCCGAGCAACCTGTTTTTCAAAGCATTCTCCGGCGCATCCTCGTTATCGATTGCAGTGAAGAAACGCAAATCTGCCGCACCATTGAACGCAGCGGCCTCTCCCGTGATATGATTAAAGGCATCCTTACCGTTCAAGCAGGCCGCCAACAGCGCCGCCGTATTGCCGACGATATCATCAGCAACGAAGCCGGCCTGTCCGGGCTTGCCGCCGCCGTGGAGCGGCAACACCTTATTTACCAACAATTATTCGGTAGTTGA